Proteins encoded together in one Camelina sativa cultivar DH55 chromosome 9, Cs, whole genome shotgun sequence window:
- the LOC104711362 gene encoding probable carboxylesterase 12 produces the protein MDAEIAFDFSPVLKIYKSGRIERLMGETTVPPSSDPQNGVVSKDVIHSHENNLSVRIYLPEKAVTDGQKLPLLVYFHGGGFIIETAFSPTYHNFVTAAVSASDCVAVSVDYRRAPEHPISVPFDDSWTALKWVFTHISGSGQEDWLNKHADFSKVILSGDSAGANIVHHMAMRAAKEKLSPDLNDTGISGIILVHPYFWSKTPIDDKDIKDETSRMKIDSIWKMASPDSKDGSNDPLINVVKSESVDLSGLGCGKVLVMVAEKDALARQGWGYAAKLEKSGWEGEVEVVESEGEEHVFHLTKPTCDKALEAMHKFSRFIKGDK, from the coding sequence ATGGATGCCGAGATCGCCTTCGACTTCTCTCCGGTGCTCAAAATCTACAAGAGTGGCCGCATCGAGCGACTCATGGGCGAAACCACCGTGCCACCTTCTTCCGACCCACAGAACGGTGTCGTTTCCAAGGACGTCATTCATTCTCACGAAAACAACCTCTCCGTCCGCATTTACCTCCCAGAGAAAGCCGTCACCGACGGTCAGAAACTCCCTCTCCTCGTCTACTTCCACGGCGGAGGGTTCATCATCGAAACAGCTTTCTCTCCGACTTACCACAATTTCGTCACGGCGGCTGTCTCTGCCTCGGACTGTGTAGCCGTCTCTGTTGATTACCGGCGTGCGCCAGAGCATCCGATTTCAGTTCCGTTCGATGATTCTTGGACAGCTCTGAAATGGGTATTCACCCATATCTCCGGATCTGGTCAGGAAGATTGGTTAAACAAACACGCTGATTTCAGCAAAGTGATCCTCTCCGGAGACAGCGCCGGAGCTAACATCGTGCATCACATGGCGATGAGAGCTGCGAAAGAGAAACTCAGTCCTGACTTGAACGATACAGGTATCTCTGGAATCATCTTGGTCCATCCTTACTTCTGGTCAAAGACACCAATCGACGACAAGGACATCAAGGATGAAACGTCGAGGATGAAGATCGATTCGATTTGGAAGATGGCTAGTCCCGATAGCAAAGATGGATCAAATGATCCGTTGATTAACGTGGTGAAGTCAGAGTCGGTGGATCTGTCCGGGTTGGGTTGTGGTAAGGTTTTGGTGATGGTGGCTGAGAAAGACGCGTTGGCGAGGCAAGGTTGGGGTTACGCGGCCAAGCTTGAGAAGAGTGGTTGGGAAGGAGAGGTTGAGGTGGTGGAGAGTGAAGGAGAGGAACATGTTTTTCATTTGACGAAACCTACTTGTGACAAGGCTCTTGAAGCCATGCATAAATTCTCAAGGTTTATCAAGGGAGACAAATAG